A stretch of DNA from Paenibacillus albus:
TCGGATCATATGTGATGATGGACTGCCCATGCGATGGAGCCTCGCTTAAACGGACATTCCTTGGAATGATCGTTTGGTAAACCTTTTGTTGAAAATACTTTTTCACTTCTTCAATAACTTGAATGCCAAGATTCGTCCGCGCGTCAAACATCGTCAGCAATACACCTTCGATTTGAAGGGTGGTATTGAGATGCTTCTGGACAAGTCTTACTGTATTAAGCAGCTGGCTTAAACCTTCCAGTGCGTAATATTCACATTGAATAGGGATAATAAGCGAGTCCGAAGCCGTCAACGAATTAATGGTCAGAATGCCGAGTGATGGCGGGCAATCGATCAGAATATAGTCATACTGCTTCTTCACTAGTGCTAGCGATTTCTTAAGTCGCTGTTCGCGTGAAATCGTCTGAACAAGCTCAATCTCCGCACCAGCAAGTTGAATAGTGGCCGGAATAATAGAAAGGCCTTCAATATTAGTAGAGCATGTCGCTTCATTCGGATGTACATCATTAATAAGCACATCGTATATACAATGAGCGACATCTGCTTTTTCAATACCAATTCCACTTGTCGTATTGCCCTGCGGGTCAATATCGACGAGCAGCACCTTTTTCCCCAGCGACGCTAAACACGCACCCAGATTCACGGACGTGGTCGTTTTTCCGACACCGCCCTTCTGGTTCGATATTGCAATCGTTTTAGACAAACCGTTCACCTCTATGCTGATTACTTAAATGTTGCTATGAAACGACCGTTCAGAGGGCAAATAATTGTTATTACTACAAATGACGATGCCGTCCCTGTAATGGACGGCCGTCGAAACTGCTATGAGCGTTTAGGAATTTGGATTACAATCTCGTAATGATCTTCAAAATCCTGTTCTTTCGTCTTAATCTCCAGGCCTGAACCAGACACCATATCAATGGATTGTCTGATTGTATTAAGCGCCAGCCTGACATCCTTCGTGAAGGAGATACGCTTCGCTTTCTTCGTATCCTTCGTAGCTTCTTTATAGAAAGCCACCCGAGCTTCGGTCTGCTTTACATTAAGCTCTTTAGCAATAATATCGTCTAGCACCTTAAGCTGCAACTCTTCGCTATCAAGTGACAATAGAGCTCTCGCATGACGCTCCGTAATTTTACGCTCCATCAGCGCATTTTTAACCGTATCACCTAACCCGAGCAATCTAATCTTGTTCGCGATGGTCGACTGACTCTTGCCAAGACGCTGCGCCAAGCTTTCCTGCGTAAGGTTGTGAAGGTCGATGAGCTTCTGATAAGCAACCGCTTCTTCAATCGAAGTAAGCCCTTCACGCTGAAGATTCTCTATGAGCGCAATCGAAGCAGCCTGAGAGTCATTGAATTCGCGGATAATAGCCGGAATTGTCTCAAGCCCTAGCTTCTTTACTGCACGAAAACGGCGTTCCCCTGCAATAATCTCATATTTTCCATTACGCACACGCACAACAATCGGCTGAATAACGCCATGTGTTCGAATCGTCTGGCTGAGTTCTTCAATTCGGTCGTCATCAAACACAGTACGCGGTTGATAAGGACTCGTGTCCACATCAACGATCGGCAGCTGCTTCACTTCATCTTGATTCGCATTTTTCGAATCCGTTAATCCGAATAAACGTGAGAACTGTTCTTTCATAGCGTCAACTACCACCCGATTTCAAAGTGCCGAGTTATTGTCATTACCTACTCTAATTCGTCGGCTGTAAGTTGATTTCCTGCTTGACAGTAATATTTCTAACACAAATATGAGCAAAGGATTATCGAACCAGTTATTCCGAACAAATAATTAGAGCTGATTAGTTCGGAAAATGTTCCACGTGAAACAAATCATGCACTGCTGCCATTATATAATAGGCTGCTTCAAAGGCAAACCTGCTTTTCTCGGATACTTAGCAGGTGTAGCGCCAAGCTTCTCCATCATTATAATGTGACGGTCCGATTGCTCGAACGGCAGCTTCAAGTGATGAGTTTGCACAAGCTTCGCCTTTAGCTCAATTAAGCTGCGTTTGGCTTCCGCTGTTTCCTCTGCTGGGTCTGCCCCCTTCATCGAAGCAAACGTGCCGCCTTTCTTTGCAAAAGGCAGGGAAAGCTCGTTCAATCCACTGAGTCGCGCAACTGCTCTAGCCGTAACGACATCGTACGCATCACGGTGTGCATCCAGTCGGCCGATATCCTCAGCTCGTCCATGTACACATGAGACGTCCTTAAGACCAAGCGCCTCAACAACGTGTTGAAGAAACTGAATGCGCTTATTGAGCGAGTCAACAATGGTCACCTTCAAGTGCGGGAAACAAATCTTTAGCGGCAAGCTGGGAAAACCCGCCCCTGATCCTATATCGGCAAGTGACTTCACTTTATCCATATCCATAAAGAAAGAGAGGGTCACGGAATCGTAGAAATGTTTCTCATATACCGCTTCCCTCTCTGTAATGCCCGTTAAATTCATTTTCTCATTCCATGAGACGAGCAGCTCATAATACGTCGCGAACTGCTGCAGCTGAAGCGGCGATAACGCCACTCCCCGCTCCTGCAGTAATTGAACAAACCATGTTTTTGTTGCGTTCATAATTTAATTTACCCCCGTGCAGCAACAACCTTATTGTAATGCTCCAGATAAACGAGAAGGATCGAAATATCAGCTGGCGTTACTCCGCCGATCCGCGTTGCTTGCCCAATGGACAACGGACGGATGTTAGATAGATTTGTCTTCGCTTCCTTCGACAGATTCGTGACGACCATATAATCAATATCGTCAGGGATTCTCTTCTTCTCCATCTTCGCGAGCCGCTCCACTTGAAGCTGCTGCTTCTCGATGTAACCGGCATACTTGATTTGAATCTCCACTTGCTCCTTCATATCCTCGGTCAGCGGCTCCTCTGACGGAGAGAGACGATCAACAAGCTCGTATGTCACTTCCGGACGGCGAAGCAACGAGAGAGCATCGGTCGTTTGTTGAATCGGCGCTGTGTTAATCTCTGCGAACATTTGCAGCACCTCTTCATCCGGACGAACCTTAACTGTTTTCAAACGTTCGATTTCTTGCTCGACCATCAGCTTCTTATGCGTAAACTTCGTATAGCGCGCTTCTGAGATCAAACCAATCTCATAGCCAGTTGGCGTTAACCGCAAATCCGCATTGTCATGACGCAGCAGCAAACGATATTCCGCGCGTGATGTAAGTAGACGATACGGCTCCGTTGTTCCTTTCGTCACAAGATCATCGATTAGAACACCGATATATCCTTGCGAACGATCTACAATGATTGGCGCTTTATCTTGCACTTTGCGAGCAGCGTTAATGCCAGCCATAATACCTTGACCCGCTGCTTCCTCATAACCAGACGTTCCGTTAATCTGTCCAGCTGTGAATAAACCCGGCACAAGCTTCGTCTCAAGTGACGGCCATAGCTGCGTTGGTACGACAGCATCATACTCGATTGCGTAGCCTGTACGCATCATTTCAACCTTCTCGAGACCAGGAATTGAACGTAGAA
This window harbors:
- a CDS encoding ParA family protein; protein product: MSKTIAISNQKGGVGKTTTSVNLGACLASLGKKVLLVDIDPQGNTTSGIGIEKADVAHCIYDVLINDVHPNEATCSTNIEGLSIIPATIQLAGAEIELVQTISREQRLKKSLALVKKQYDYILIDCPPSLGILTINSLTASDSLIIPIQCEYYALEGLSQLLNTVRLVQKHLNTTLQIEGVLLTMFDARTNLGIQVIEEVKKYFQQKVYQTIIPRNVRLSEAPSHGQSIITYDPRSKGAEVYLELAKEVIMYEQAAR
- the noc gene encoding nucleoid occlusion protein produces the protein MKEQFSRLFGLTDSKNANQDEVKQLPIVDVDTSPYQPRTVFDDDRIEELSQTIRTHGVIQPIVVRVRNGKYEIIAGERRFRAVKKLGLETIPAIIREFNDSQAASIALIENLQREGLTSIEEAVAYQKLIDLHNLTQESLAQRLGKSQSTIANKIRLLGLGDTVKNALMERKITERHARALLSLDSEELQLKVLDDIIAKELNVKQTEARVAFYKEATKDTKKAKRISFTKDVRLALNTIRQSIDMVSGSGLEIKTKEQDFEDHYEIVIQIPKRS
- the rsmG gene encoding 16S rRNA (guanine(527)-N(7))-methyltransferase RsmG, translating into MNATKTWFVQLLQERGVALSPLQLQQFATYYELLVSWNEKMNLTGITEREAVYEKHFYDSVTLSFFMDMDKVKSLADIGSGAGFPSLPLKICFPHLKVTIVDSLNKRIQFLQHVVEALGLKDVSCVHGRAEDIGRLDAHRDAYDVVTARAVARLSGLNELSLPFAKKGGTFASMKGADPAEETAEAKRSLIELKAKLVQTHHLKLPFEQSDRHIIMMEKLGATPAKYPRKAGLPLKQPII